The Candidatus Hydrogenedens sp. genome window below encodes:
- a CDS encoding flagellin, translating into MGLRINTNIPAINASRVLRRTTGDLNKTLEQLSSGLRINRAADDAAGLAIAEAFRSQVLGTGVAQRNAQDGISLVQTAEGALSETTNILQRMRELAVQAANGTQSDNNRLAIQGEINQLIQQINAIATDTEFNGIAVLNTTSAIQIQAGVYSGQTLALSMASATAAALGVSLVSVVSAVLAASAISVIDAALGTVNTLRARLGAYQNRLEFTINTLAIQQENASASESAIRDADIAQVTIRFTRNQILLNAGTSVLAQANVVPQTALQLLR; encoded by the coding sequence ATGGGTTTAAGGATTAACACAAACATACCGGCCATCAATGCAAGCCGCGTACTCCGTAGAACGACAGGAGATTTAAACAAAACGCTGGAACAGTTATCCAGTGGTTTGCGTATCAATCGTGCTGCGGATGATGCTGCAGGACTTGCTATCGCTGAGGCGTTTCGTTCTCAAGTATTGGGAACCGGTGTAGCTCAGCGGAATGCGCAAGATGGCATTAGCCTTGTTCAGACAGCAGAAGGCGCATTAAGTGAAACGACAAACATTCTGCAACGAATGCGTGAACTGGCTGTTCAAGCGGCAAACGGCACACAAAGCGATAATAATCGGTTGGCAATACAAGGTGAAATTAATCAATTAATTCAGCAAATTAATGCAATTGCCACAGATACAGAGTTTAATGGCATAGCCGTTTTAAACACAACCAGTGCTATTCAGATTCAGGCTGGAGTTTATTCCGGGCAAACCCTTGCTTTGAGTATGGCTTCGGCAACGGCAGCAGCACTGGGTGTCAGTTTAGTAAGTGTTGTTTCCGCTGTATTAGCCGCTTCCGCAATTAGTGTAATTGATGCGGCTTTAGGCACTGTAAATACCCTGCGGGCCAGATTGGGTGCTTATCAAAATCGTTTAGAGTTTACGATAAATACCCTTGCGATTCAGCAGGAGAATGCCTCCGCATCAGAAAGCGCTATTCGTGATGCAGATATAGCCCAGGTGACGATACGCTTTACCCGGAACCAAATTTTACTGAACGCTGGAACATCCGTATTAGCACAAGCGAATGTTGTTCCCCAAACAGCATTACAGTTGTTGAGGTAA